From a region of the Streptomyces caniferus genome:
- a CDS encoding FAD/NAD(P)-binding protein, which translates to MNDQAGTARTLCLIGCGPRGASIVERILANVPALYGDRPLDLHIVDPYPPGAGRVWRTDQPGLLWMNSAAEQVTMYPDASVDCAGPPRPGPTTAAWLGSPLHDGAYAARRDQGRYLRHFFETVTRERPASVRLFVHRARVTDLRRTTDGGAAPDGTGRQRVFLDNGEPPFLADRVVFAQGHTETLAAPVPAGLTRIGPGPADPDALERIPPGAPVVVRGLGLVFIDCLALLTEGRGGRFVRTPGGPLRYLPSGREPRLYAGSRRGVPLPPKPAYPAPAGALAPPAAPRFATVEACRARLSRPGASFGREVWPLVVAELGWWHYRALFAEQPARTRMTWQDFDAQYALLLTDADRLAKLARSAVPDPADRFDLERLAAPLAGKEFDGTDALQRQLRGHLAEALRRRTGPARGVDTALVDALQRVGAVIEELWRSGALDAPQVAEALERFALGTYLSSGPPPLRAEQLLALAEAGIVTFVGPGMRVESADGTGDGDDGGAVFRASGPAVPGAVHEAAVLLDARLAAPGRDGVTDPLLRALLSRGELVLESTEDGAGGMLRLSGAGLHPVDVSGTVQRDRIVAGPAQFPRPHTNAVYFRQNDALARLLLTDR; encoded by the coding sequence TTGAACGACCAAGCGGGCACGGCGCGCACCCTCTGTCTCATCGGCTGCGGCCCGCGCGGTGCCTCGATCGTCGAGCGGATCCTCGCCAACGTCCCCGCCCTGTACGGCGACCGGCCCCTGGACCTGCACATCGTCGACCCGTACCCCCCGGGCGCGGGCCGCGTCTGGCGCACCGACCAGCCCGGACTGCTGTGGATGAACTCCGCCGCCGAGCAGGTCACGATGTACCCCGACGCGAGTGTGGACTGCGCCGGACCGCCGCGTCCGGGCCCCACCACCGCGGCCTGGCTCGGCTCCCCGCTCCACGACGGCGCGTACGCCGCCCGCCGCGACCAGGGCCGCTATCTGCGCCACTTCTTCGAGACCGTGACCCGCGAACGGCCCGCCTCCGTGCGGCTGTTCGTCCACCGGGCCCGGGTGACCGACCTGCGGCGCACGACCGACGGCGGGGCGGCGCCGGACGGGACGGGCCGCCAGCGGGTGTTCCTCGACAACGGCGAACCGCCCTTCCTCGCCGACCGGGTGGTGTTCGCCCAGGGGCATACGGAGACCCTCGCCGCCCCCGTGCCGGCCGGCCTGACCCGGATCGGCCCCGGCCCCGCCGACCCCGACGCGCTGGAGCGCATCCCGCCCGGCGCGCCCGTCGTCGTCCGCGGCCTCGGCCTGGTCTTCATCGACTGCCTGGCGCTGCTGACGGAGGGCCGCGGCGGGCGCTTCGTCCGCACCCCCGGCGGCCCGCTGCGCTACCTGCCGTCCGGGCGCGAGCCCCGGCTGTACGCGGGCTCCCGCCGCGGCGTCCCGCTGCCCCCCAAACCGGCGTACCCGGCACCGGCCGGCGCCCTGGCGCCGCCCGCCGCCCCGCGCTTCGCCACCGTCGAGGCCTGCCGGGCCCGGCTGTCCCGGCCCGGTGCCTCCTTCGGCCGCGAGGTCTGGCCGCTGGTGGTGGCCGAACTGGGCTGGTGGCACTACCGCGCGCTCTTCGCCGAGCAGCCCGCCCGTACCCGTATGACCTGGCAGGACTTCGACGCCCAGTACGCCCTGCTGCTCACCGACGCCGACCGGCTGGCCAAGCTCGCCCGGTCGGCGGTGCCCGACCCCGCCGACCGGTTCGACCTGGAGCGGCTGGCCGCTCCGCTCGCCGGGAAGGAGTTCGACGGCACCGACGCGCTGCAGCGGCAGCTGCGCGGCCACCTCGCCGAGGCGCTGCGCCGGCGTACCGGTCCGGCGCGCGGCGTCGACACCGCGCTGGTCGACGCCCTGCAGCGGGTCGGCGCGGTGATCGAGGAGCTGTGGCGCTCCGGCGCGCTGGACGCGCCCCAGGTCGCGGAGGCGCTGGAACGCTTCGCGCTCGGCACCTACCTCAGCTCGGGCCCGCCGCCGCTGCGCGCCGAGCAGCTGCTGGCGCTCGCCGAAGCGGGAATCGTGACGTTCGTGGGGCCCGGTATGCGGGTGGAGTCCGCGGACGGGACCGGGGACGGGGACGACGGCGGCGCCGTCTTCCGCGCGTCCGGACCCGCCGTCCCGGGTGCCGTCCACGAGGCGGCCGTCCTGCTCGACGCACGGCTGGCGGCCCCCGGCCGCGACGGTGTCACCGACCCCCTGCTGCGGGCCCTGCTCTCCCGCGGCGAGCTGGTCCTCGAGAGCACCGAGGACGGGGCGGGCGGCATGCTGCGGCTGTCCGGTGCGGGCCTGCACCCCGTCGACGTGTCCGGCACCGTGCAGCGGGACCGGATCGTCGCCGGGCCGGCCCAGTTCCCCCGTCCGCACACCAACGCCGTCTACTTCCGCCAGAACGACGCCCTGGCACGTCTGCTGCTCACCGACCGGTGA
- a CDS encoding beta-ketoacyl-[acyl-carrier-protein] synthase family protein, translating into MELREERRRVVVTGCGVVSPVGNTTADFWDALLAGRSGVGPLTRFDASDLPVRIGGEVTGFDPAGCLTPQEVRRSDSFTQYAVVAAAQALRNAGLEPPAGIDPYRFAAVIGSGYGAASAIQQQYDVLKGQGPRRVSPYHSVLTAIDHPASLLSIKYGIGGPSCAVSAACATGAVAIGEATELIRHGRADLVLAGGADDSLTAVDLAGTANARALSRRNDDPEGASRPFDRDRDGFVMAAGATVLTLEEAGHAERRGAPILAEVAGYASTTDAHHATAPDPTGAGAIRAMRGALADAGRAPEDVGQISAHGTGTVLNDRIEAAALREVLGPDHLRRTPVTAVKSMTGHMLGASGAAEAAAAVLSLRDRTIPPIRNCDHPEEPDLDLVVKGARDWDGDVVLSNSFGFGGHNAVLVLTRYNG; encoded by the coding sequence ATGGAGTTGCGCGAGGAGCGGCGGCGCGTTGTCGTCACCGGCTGCGGCGTGGTGTCCCCCGTGGGAAACACCACTGCGGACTTCTGGGACGCCCTCCTGGCCGGCCGCAGTGGCGTCGGCCCCCTCACCCGCTTCGACGCCTCGGACCTGCCGGTCCGGATCGGCGGCGAGGTGACCGGCTTCGACCCGGCCGGCTGCCTCACCCCGCAGGAGGTCCGGCGCAGCGACAGCTTCACCCAGTACGCGGTGGTCGCCGCCGCCCAGGCCCTGCGGAACGCCGGTCTCGAACCGCCGGCCGGCATCGACCCGTACCGCTTCGCCGCGGTGATCGGCTCCGGCTACGGCGCCGCCTCCGCGATCCAGCAGCAGTACGACGTCCTCAAGGGACAGGGACCGCGGCGGGTCTCCCCGTACCACTCGGTCCTCACCGCCATCGACCACCCGGCGAGCCTGCTGTCCATCAAGTACGGCATCGGCGGCCCCAGTTGCGCCGTCTCCGCGGCCTGCGCCACCGGCGCGGTGGCCATCGGGGAGGCGACCGAGCTGATCCGCCACGGCCGTGCCGACCTCGTGCTGGCCGGCGGGGCGGACGACTCGCTCACCGCCGTCGACCTGGCCGGCACCGCCAACGCCCGGGCCCTCTCCCGCCGCAACGACGACCCCGAAGGAGCCAGCCGGCCCTTCGACCGGGACCGCGACGGCTTCGTGATGGCCGCCGGCGCCACCGTCCTGACACTGGAGGAGGCGGGGCACGCGGAGCGCCGCGGCGCCCCGATCCTCGCGGAGGTGGCCGGTTACGCCTCGACCACCGACGCCCACCACGCGACCGCCCCCGACCCGACCGGCGCCGGAGCCATCCGCGCGATGCGCGGCGCACTCGCCGACGCGGGACGCGCCCCCGAGGACGTCGGGCAGATCAGCGCCCACGGCACCGGGACCGTGCTCAACGACCGCATCGAGGCCGCCGCGCTGCGCGAGGTGCTCGGCCCCGACCATCTGCGCCGTACCCCGGTCACCGCAGTCAAGAGCATGACCGGGCACATGCTCGGCGCCTCCGGAGCCGCCGAGGCCGCCGCCGCGGTGCTCTCGCTCCGCGACCGCACCATCCCGCCGATCCGCAACTGCGACCACCCCGAGGAACCCGATCTCGACCTGGTGGTCAAGGGCGCCCGCGACTGGGACGGCGACGTGGTGCTGAGCAATTCCTTCGGATTCGGCGGACACAACGCCGTACTCGTACTGACCCGCTACAACGGCTGA
- a CDS encoding response regulator yields the protein MRVLVADDQAAVRSGLVLVLQTDPGITVVGEAGDGVTAVRMAAELRPDVVLMDVQMPQLNGVAATRRIVERGLAEVLVLTTFDLNEYIFGALRAGAGGFILKNAEPAVLVSAVREVAHGDGFLTPAIARRLITEFAGRPPAAGPTLPEGAAQALDTLTKRELEVLACIARGLANSAIAETLNLAEGTVKTHTSRILSKLHLRSRVQAAILAQQHGIALQG from the coding sequence ATACGGGTGCTGGTGGCCGACGACCAGGCCGCCGTACGGTCCGGGCTCGTCCTGGTGTTGCAGACCGACCCGGGCATCACGGTGGTCGGCGAGGCCGGTGACGGCGTGACGGCGGTCCGGATGGCCGCCGAACTGCGGCCCGACGTGGTGCTGATGGACGTCCAGATGCCGCAGCTCAACGGGGTCGCCGCCACCCGCAGGATCGTGGAGCGCGGCCTCGCCGAGGTGCTGGTGCTGACCACCTTCGACCTCAACGAGTACATCTTCGGGGCGCTGCGCGCCGGGGCCGGCGGCTTCATCCTCAAGAACGCGGAACCGGCCGTACTGGTCAGCGCCGTACGGGAGGTGGCGCACGGGGACGGTTTCCTCACCCCGGCCATCGCCCGGCGGCTGATCACCGAGTTCGCCGGCCGCCCGCCGGCGGCCGGACCCACCCTCCCGGAGGGCGCCGCGCAGGCCCTGGACACCCTCACCAAACGGGAGTTGGAGGTGCTGGCCTGCATCGCCCGCGGGCTGGCCAACAGCGCCATCGCGGAGACCCTCAACCTCGCGGAGGGCACCGTGAAGACCCACACCAGCCGCATTCTCTCGAAGCTGCATCTGCGCAGCCGGGTACAGGCCGCGATCCTGGCGCAGCAGCACGGGATCGCCCTGCAGGGCTGA
- a CDS encoding GNAT family N-acetyltransferase, protein MQGRLVTLEWPGDDDWAAIASWLRPGSPAAVLSGDWELLGAAEVEQANRSGRVHHLVIRTKDGEGIGTVSYQRSGRIGGFTVGGAIGSPELWRRGYGAEAVVLLVDYLFHQLDAHRVQVTTAGYNKGIIRLMTKTRFVVEGILRDHCYLDGAYHDSIVWGLLRDEHYASLQPSADNRVLAVGLADFVDEDDKLQARAILAEHLVTTRRTALAGFLDEEAAAGHDEAAPGRGDGPHDAVAATGSVPAPGPVPAAAPAGGAL, encoded by the coding sequence GTGCAGGGACGACTGGTGACCTTGGAATGGCCCGGAGACGACGACTGGGCCGCGATCGCCTCCTGGCTGCGGCCCGGCTCGCCGGCCGCCGTGCTCAGCGGGGACTGGGAGCTGCTGGGTGCCGCCGAGGTCGAGCAGGCCAACCGTTCGGGCCGGGTCCACCACCTGGTGATCCGGACGAAGGACGGCGAGGGCATCGGCACCGTCAGCTACCAGCGCAGCGGCCGGATCGGCGGCTTCACCGTCGGGGGCGCGATCGGCTCCCCCGAACTGTGGCGGCGCGGCTATGGCGCGGAGGCCGTCGTCCTGCTCGTCGACTACCTCTTCCACCAGCTCGACGCGCACCGCGTGCAGGTCACCACCGCCGGCTACAACAAGGGCATCATCCGGCTGATGACCAAGACCCGGTTCGTGGTCGAGGGCATCCTGCGCGACCACTGCTATCTCGACGGCGCGTACCACGACTCGATCGTGTGGGGGCTGCTCCGCGACGAGCACTACGCGTCGCTGCAGCCCAGCGCCGACAACCGCGTACTGGCCGTGGGACTCGCCGACTTCGTGGACGAGGACGACAAGCTCCAGGCGCGCGCCATCCTCGCCGAGCATCTGGTGACGACCCGCCGCACCGCGCTCGCGGGCTTCCTGGACGAGGAGGCCGCAGCGGGCCACGACGAGGCCGCCCCCGGCCGCGGCGACGGGCCCCACGACGCGGTTGCGGCCACCGGGTCCGTCCCGGCTCCCGGGCCCGTCCCGGCCGCCGCCCCCGCCGGAGGTGCCCTGTGA
- a CDS encoding class III lanthipeptide has protein sequence MSTDLRKGGVEMTIMDLQGLEVPGERDAQALGSTISGGC, from the coding sequence ATGTCCACTGATTTACGGAAGGGAGGTGTCGAGATGACCATCATGGACCTTCAGGGCCTGGAGGTGCCGGGCGAGCGTGACGCTCAGGCCCTCGGCTCCACGATCAGCGGCGGTTGCTGA
- a CDS encoding sensor histidine kinase yields the protein MGGSQVMGGDIPVWQAVLPVLVLCTATALRSVLPPFAVAVGTLTVTVETTSSGGLGPVLIYTDLLYAAALYGAPWLCRLLQVGTVTATLATTVVLVLTGDRSEGVTTGVIIALLLISPVWTGVLIRNHKERADTERQRAAQINRLAELDRKTVLQTERTRMARELHDLVANHLSAIAIHSSAVLSLTESKTAEEAGVEEDPVLRALAVIRENSVQGLAEMRRMVVLLRSDRGVDDDWDRPQLNALGALVEQARPAADAAALTLHTEFPESFPEVSSVIEVTAYRIVQEALTNVLKHASSGRVRIRCEAGAEQLTISVDSPLTRPDGRARQRPVEHLTTGAGAGLAGMSERAALVGGIFDAGPDRTAPGRWRVRAVLPLTQNS from the coding sequence GTGGGCGGCTCACAGGTGATGGGGGGCGATATCCCCGTTTGGCAGGCCGTCCTGCCGGTCCTCGTGCTGTGCACCGCGACCGCCCTGCGCAGCGTCCTGCCGCCGTTCGCGGTCGCCGTCGGCACCCTCACGGTCACCGTGGAGACCACGTCCAGCGGGGGCCTGGGCCCGGTGCTCATCTACACCGATCTGCTCTATGCGGCCGCGCTGTACGGCGCCCCGTGGCTGTGCCGGCTGCTGCAGGTCGGGACCGTCACGGCCACCCTCGCCACCACCGTGGTCCTGGTCCTGACCGGCGACCGCTCGGAGGGGGTGACGACCGGTGTCATCATCGCGCTGCTGCTCATCTCCCCCGTATGGACCGGGGTGTTGATACGCAACCACAAGGAACGCGCGGACACCGAACGGCAGCGCGCCGCGCAGATCAACCGGCTGGCGGAGCTGGACCGCAAGACCGTGCTGCAGACCGAGCGCACCCGAATGGCCCGTGAACTGCACGATCTGGTGGCCAACCACCTCAGCGCCATCGCCATCCACTCCAGCGCCGTGCTCTCCCTGACCGAGTCGAAGACGGCGGAGGAGGCCGGCGTCGAGGAGGACCCGGTGCTGCGGGCGCTCGCGGTGATCCGCGAGAACAGCGTGCAGGGACTGGCCGAAATGCGGCGGATGGTGGTGCTGTTGCGCTCCGATCGCGGGGTGGACGACGACTGGGACCGGCCGCAGCTGAACGCGCTCGGGGCGCTCGTGGAACAGGCCCGTCCGGCCGCGGACGCGGCGGCGCTGACCCTGCACACCGAGTTCCCCGAGAGCTTTCCCGAGGTGTCGTCGGTGATCGAGGTGACGGCGTACCGCATCGTGCAGGAGGCGCTGACCAACGTCCTCAAGCATGCCTCGTCGGGGCGCGTGCGGATCCGCTGCGAGGCGGGCGCCGAGCAGCTGACCATCTCGGTCGACAGCCCGCTGACCCGCCCCGACGGCCGGGCCCGGCAACGCCCCGTGGAGCACCTGACCACCGGAGCGGGCGCCGGGCTCGCCGGGATGTCCGAGCGGGCCGCGCTGGTCGGCGGCATCTTCGACGCGGGACCCGACCGCACCGCCCCCGGACGCTGGCGGGTGCGGGCCGTGCTCCCGCTGACCCAGAACTCCTAG
- a CDS encoding DUF5708 family protein, with product MKGIAVGIVLAIAGLILWLTTKEVETPIVSLHKAGLILAIIGGAEALFALLGLGKKANK from the coding sequence ATGAAGGGTATTGCCGTCGGCATTGTTCTGGCGATCGCAGGTCTGATCCTCTGGCTGACCACAAAGGAAGTGGAGACCCCGATCGTCTCGCTTCACAAGGCCGGACTCATCCTGGCGATCATCGGCGGCGCGGAGGCCTTGTTCGCGCTACTGGGATTGGGAAAGAAAGCTAATAAATAA
- the lanKC gene encoding class III lanthionine synthetase LanKC, whose product MRDGAESFALADRTFFDWPGNWDLEATRFPAPPLPDGWTRDDNEAWTFCRPAEDHLPDQGWKIHVSAAPDDARRTLADVAAYCTRHGLAFKYLKSANVLRALSRKYAQRSSAGKLLTVYPVDDAELARTLEGLDALVGGRPGPYVLTDLRFREGPLYVRYGGFRTRYTEDGNGDLVTAFRRPDGTPEPDRRTPVFHTPDWVTVPDILKDSLAARQAVDDFPYRITGALQFSNGGGVYRATPVGADALGAGEESVVLKEGRPYSGTDGVGRDAVSRLAHEHRMLERLAGLPGIPRTFGTLQVRDHLFLVLEDIVGQDFQTWLAAHHPLTVPDPDERAVAAYRDRALALLGRIEALVAAVHGRGIRIGDLHPGNLIIKPGDEPVLLDFEVADEADRATPSSLGAPGFHRADATGTDGDHYALAAIGLWLFLPLAALGGLAPDKAPALLAAAAERYALPDALVSRLAPQLAPNDDTTCELASPAGPWPPSGLLASLGRGLRDSATPHREDRLFPGDFEQFIEGGAGFGHGAAGVLWARHTALGERDEEGTAWLRAAVDRVPVERIGFYDGLHGMAYVLRELGDEQAALHALDRAADGLAVRHCPSLYRGLSGVGLNLLHFAAVLDSDALRRQALGLADRVTERLTAARGEPVARKRRHGSKDAAGLMYGWSGAALFLLRAHQATGDPGLLDEAVRAVHRDLDRCAPGPQDTLQVDEGFRLLPYLDNGSAGIALVAAELLDHRDDDRIRAALPALLRACAADFVIESGLLGGRAGLLATLAALRDRVPVPPEATERYLRRHLTRLGQHAMTRRGATVFPCDGRARISMDLAGGGAGVLLALSATERGTPLLPFLTDSRSAAAVDPAAPGRGGGAASAATPTAPSGAAATTHRGRGVS is encoded by the coding sequence GTGAGAGACGGCGCCGAGAGCTTCGCCCTGGCCGACCGCACCTTCTTCGACTGGCCCGGCAACTGGGACCTGGAGGCCACCCGCTTCCCCGCCCCGCCGCTGCCCGACGGCTGGACCCGCGACGACAACGAGGCCTGGACCTTCTGCCGCCCGGCCGAGGACCACCTCCCCGACCAGGGCTGGAAGATCCACGTCAGCGCGGCCCCCGACGACGCCCGCCGCACCCTCGCCGACGTCGCCGCCTACTGCACCCGGCACGGGCTCGCCTTCAAGTACCTCAAGAGCGCCAACGTCCTGCGCGCCCTGAGCCGCAAGTACGCCCAGCGCTCCTCGGCCGGCAAGCTGCTGACCGTCTACCCCGTGGACGACGCCGAGCTGGCCCGCACCCTCGAAGGACTGGACGCGCTCGTCGGCGGCCGCCCCGGCCCGTACGTCCTGACCGACCTGCGCTTCCGCGAGGGCCCGCTGTACGTGCGCTACGGCGGCTTCCGCACCCGCTACACGGAGGACGGCAACGGCGACCTGGTGACGGCCTTCCGGCGTCCCGACGGCACACCGGAGCCGGACCGGCGGACCCCGGTCTTCCACACCCCCGACTGGGTCACCGTGCCGGACATCCTCAAGGACTCGCTGGCCGCCCGGCAGGCCGTGGACGACTTCCCGTACCGGATCACCGGGGCGCTGCAGTTCTCCAACGGCGGTGGCGTCTACCGCGCCACCCCGGTCGGTGCCGACGCCCTCGGCGCCGGTGAGGAGAGCGTCGTCCTCAAGGAGGGCCGGCCCTACTCCGGGACCGACGGCGTCGGCCGCGACGCGGTCAGCCGGCTCGCCCACGAGCACCGGATGCTGGAGCGGCTGGCCGGACTCCCCGGGATCCCGCGGACCTTCGGCACCCTCCAGGTCCGCGACCACCTCTTCCTGGTCCTGGAGGACATCGTCGGCCAGGACTTCCAGACCTGGCTCGCCGCCCACCACCCGCTGACCGTGCCCGACCCCGACGAACGGGCCGTCGCGGCCTACCGGGACCGCGCGCTGGCCCTGCTCGGCCGGATCGAGGCGCTGGTCGCCGCGGTCCACGGCCGCGGCATCCGGATCGGCGACCTGCACCCGGGCAACCTCATCATCAAGCCCGGCGACGAACCCGTCCTCCTCGACTTCGAGGTGGCCGACGAGGCCGACCGGGCCACCCCGAGCAGCCTCGGCGCCCCCGGCTTCCACCGCGCCGACGCGACCGGCACCGACGGCGATCACTACGCGCTCGCCGCCATCGGACTCTGGCTGTTCCTGCCGCTGGCGGCGCTCGGCGGCCTCGCCCCCGACAAGGCGCCCGCGCTGCTGGCCGCCGCGGCCGAGCGGTACGCACTGCCGGACGCGCTGGTGTCGCGGCTGGCGCCGCAGCTGGCCCCCAATGACGACACGACCTGTGAACTGGCCTCGCCGGCAGGCCCGTGGCCGCCCTCCGGCCTGCTCGCCTCCCTCGGCCGCGGGCTGCGCGACAGCGCCACCCCGCACCGCGAGGACCGCCTCTTCCCCGGCGACTTCGAGCAGTTCATCGAGGGCGGCGCGGGCTTCGGACACGGCGCAGCCGGTGTCCTGTGGGCCCGGCACACCGCGCTCGGTGAGCGCGACGAAGAGGGCACGGCCTGGCTGCGCGCCGCCGTCGACCGGGTACCCGTCGAGCGGATCGGCTTCTACGACGGTCTGCACGGAATGGCCTACGTCCTGCGGGAGCTGGGCGACGAACAGGCCGCGCTGCACGCCCTGGACCGGGCCGCCGACGGGCTCGCCGTACGCCACTGCCCCAGCCTCTACCGCGGGCTGTCCGGCGTCGGCCTCAACCTCCTGCACTTCGCCGCCGTACTCGACAGCGACGCCCTGCGCCGGCAGGCCCTCGGCCTCGCCGACCGCGTCACCGAGCGGCTGACCGCGGCCCGCGGCGAACCGGTCGCCCGCAAGCGCCGGCACGGCTCGAAGGACGCCGCCGGGCTGATGTACGGCTGGTCCGGAGCCGCGCTCTTCCTGCTGCGCGCCCACCAGGCCACCGGGGACCCCGGACTGCTGGACGAGGCGGTACGCGCCGTCCACCGCGACCTCGACCGCTGCGCGCCCGGCCCCCAGGACACCCTCCAGGTGGACGAGGGATTCCGGTTGCTGCCCTACCTGGACAACGGCAGTGCGGGGATCGCCCTGGTCGCGGCCGAGCTGCTGGACCACCGTGACGACGACCGGATCCGCGCGGCACTGCCCGCTCTGTTGCGCGCCTGCGCCGCCGACTTCGTCATCGAGTCCGGGCTGCTGGGCGGCCGCGCGGGACTGCTCGCCACGCTGGCGGCGCTGCGCGACCGGGTGCCCGTGCCCCCGGAGGCGACCGAGCGGTATCTGCGCCGCCATCTGACCCGTCTCGGCCAGCACGCCATGACGCGGAGGGGAGCGACGGTCTTCCCCTGCGACGGCCGCGCCCGGATCTCCATGGACCTGGCCGGCGGCGGCGCCGGAGTACTGCTCGCGCTGTCCGCCACCGAACGGGGCACCCCGCTGCTCCCGTTCCTCACCGACTCGCGCTCCGCGGCGGCCGTTGATCCGGCCGCCCCGGGACGCGGCGGCGGCGCCGCGAGCGCCGCCACCCCCACCGCCCCGTCCGGGGCGGCGGCCACCACTCACCGCGGAAGGGGGGTGTCGTAA
- a CDS encoding 4-phosphopantetheinyl transferase family protein, with translation METNAALLELCPEPLDLGIPDHPHHLGRARPAPLAAAPAPAHDQPDVLSTPVPIFVVPIGSTPSGSSGTALSPDGCLGLNGHSRATLDAASRSWLLARLPDRVSAAMAAATHWELYGTRGLLIVACGDDARRMGFSVESVRPETSPPHTPCEVLTAQESRTAASRPAAERERLITRFWVRKDAAMQAVGRGLSVAPERIEAGFPADRGTVTVPGPYGVEVPVLVRNFSFSPSYEFAVAVAEPLALTPSFAYSVR, from the coding sequence GTGGAAACGAACGCCGCTCTTCTCGAACTCTGTCCGGAGCCCCTTGACCTGGGGATTCCCGACCACCCGCACCACCTCGGCCGGGCCCGCCCGGCACCGCTCGCCGCCGCACCCGCACCCGCTCACGATCAGCCGGACGTGCTGTCCACACCCGTTCCGATATTCGTCGTCCCCATAGGATCCACCCCTTCCGGCAGTTCGGGAACGGCCCTGTCCCCCGACGGCTGCCTGGGCCTCAACGGCCACTCCCGGGCCACTCTCGACGCCGCGTCCCGCAGCTGGCTGCTGGCCCGGCTCCCCGACCGGGTGAGCGCCGCGATGGCCGCCGCCACCCACTGGGAGCTGTACGGCACCCGCGGCCTGCTGATCGTGGCCTGCGGCGACGACGCCCGCCGGATGGGCTTCTCGGTGGAGTCCGTCCGCCCCGAGACCTCCCCGCCGCACACCCCGTGCGAGGTGCTGACGGCCCAGGAGTCACGCACCGCGGCGAGCCGTCCTGCCGCCGAGCGGGAGCGCCTCATCACCCGTTTCTGGGTCCGCAAGGACGCCGCGATGCAGGCCGTCGGCCGTGGTCTGTCCGTCGCGCCCGAACGCATCGAGGCCGGTTTCCCCGCCGACCGCGGTACGGTCACCGTTCCCGGACCGTACGGCGTGGAAGTCCCGGTCCTGGTAAGGAACTTCTCCTTCTCCCCCTCGTACGAGTTCGCCGTCGCCGTTGCGGAACCCCTCGCCCTCACCCCGTC
- a CDS encoding class III lanthipeptide, producing the protein MTIMDLQGLEVPGERDAQALGSTVSGGC; encoded by the coding sequence ATGACCATCATGGACCTTCAGGGCCTGGAGGTGCCGGGCGAGCGTGACGCTCAGGCGCTCGGCTCCACCGTCAGCGGCGGCTGCTGA
- a CDS encoding class III lanthipeptide, whose product MTIMDLQGLEVPGERDAQALGSTISGGC is encoded by the coding sequence ATGACCATCATGGACCTTCAGGGCCTGGAGGTGCCGGGCGAGCGTGACGCCCAGGCGCTCGGCTCCACCATCAGCGGCGGCTGCTGA